The genomic stretch GTTGCCTTTCAGGCCTAATATTACACTGAACTATCAGCCATCAAAACGCCTTTGTTCCTCAATAGTAATTCTTAATTCAGAGAACAGGATTTgaatttatgattttttaatcagaaaaaaactaGGAAATTCCATCTAGATGCCTACACTGTTGGTGTACACATAGTTTCATGGTTTTATTGCCATTCCCTTTTAAGCCATAGTTATAGCACATTTAATTATTTCAACTTTCAGTCACAAAGTAACTATATGAATGGCTCCATAAAGATAACTGACATTAAAATACTTTTCATTTCTATGTAGATCTCTGTGTTAAATTCTGAGGTAACTCTCCTAGAGTGCATATGATGAAGTTTCATGATTAATGAGGACTAAGGGAACAGGAGTAAAACAGTAAACTATtttcaaacaaataaataaataaagtgaaaaCTTTATTTCTGTACAGTATGAGGAATTTGGATCCCAGAAAACAAATGTATCTACCACTGCTAATCTATCACTGCAGTGACTATGGAAAACTATCAGTAATTTTGAATATATCTAACAAGTAATGTTTTCACTAGGGGGTGATGGAAGACTTGATCCACTATGTCAAGAAGCCATAAAAGCAGTACGGAATGTATACCAACAGCACCAAATATAATACATTTTTGTGCAGTTTTGTAAAAATGCAAGCAAATATTTTTGCTAAATTTATCATCAGAAGTAGTCACACCTCCATTTTGTGGTAAAAATGctactgtttttgttttaacCTCTTTATTGTTTGGTATGGTTACTTTGCTAAATAGAAAAAcaacagactagatattctatGTCCTAAACTTAGACATTTGCATTTATACATTATCACATGTGAAAATTAAATTACTTACTAAGTATTGCTTCCGTGCATGCATGGGATACTAGAAGAAATGTAACTGTACATCATCAACAGTATTTAACTTTTAATCCAAATCTGTAAATGGAACTGTTTCGTGAGAAGTCCATTAGGCCATAGATGTTGCCAATTAAATGCTATGCAGTTTTACAAAACTGGATTAAGAATGACCATCAATTATTGTATTGCTcactgtgtgtatataatatatgcaGTAAAATATAGTCTAGTCTACTATAGGATGACAGGTGTGTACTGTGTACTTAATGCTTAGATTGAAACACTGTGTAGCTTCAAtaacatttatggcatttggcagaggCTCCTATCCAGGATGACTCACATATGTATCAGTATGAAAATACATATATTCCCTGAAAAATAAAACCCAACACTTTGGTGTTACTAGCACTCACACTTGACCTACCAGGTGAGCTACAGAAGAATCCCAGTGTCAGATATTCCTGTTTCATGACATTAAATCAGCAAATTGTAACCCAGGATTATTCTAGAACTGAACATTCTAATCTTATGCCACTACAGGAAAATAATTGTAAGTCTTCCTTTAATAATTCCACGATTAAGCTCTTCTCTAGATTAAGCTAAGCAACATCCAGAACCAATCAAGaaaccaaccaaccaatcaaGAAACAACCAGAAACAATGTTCTACACAATAGGGGTTTCTTTATTGACATACATTTAAATCTTGTGATTACACCACTGACCAGGCAATGTGATAGCTGCTTAAATAAGGCACTTAGGAGAGGCAGTGGAGGTGTACTGTAGAGTGATCTGAGGGGCAGTGCAGTTTCTGGACCGAAAAAGCTTGAATGGCATTAACTTCACACACATTTCTTCTCTAACTGCACGGAGATGGTCAGTTATTTTATTTTGAAGGTTTAGTGTGAATCACAGTTGAAAGCCGTGTTCTTTCTTTATTCTCCAAAAGATTTGCAGCTCATCTAATTTCAGGGGTGTTAGAATACAAGTGTCTACTTGATGGGTAAGTTCCATCTTGTTAATTTTCTTTTAAACAGTAATAGCTGTTTGATTTTATTCTGGGTATAAACATTGCAAGCTGTTCCATTCATTAGGAACAGCCTGGTCTTCTGTGTGAGAGTCTGCTCAAGCTGTGTTTTTGCAGGCATGCCCTACCAGTGGACTACGCCCGGGGTCAGCTGGCCGGGACTCCCCTGTGCATGGATCAGTACTACAGGCTCTTCACTACAGTACTACAGCACGCTTCCCACAGAGTGAAGAACGGGGGGCGAGAGGCATAGCACACCTGAGAAACTAAGTCACCTGTAATTTGGcaaagtattttttttataatttagaCATTGTATTTAAATTAATATCAATCTAAATGTGATGGTTCAATAATGTGTAGGAATAGGCCTAATACTACCACCACTAGAAATCTGCATCAAGAAAAACTATAAACACCAAGCTATATATTTTGAGTTGTCCACTGTGCACTGATAAGTGTCTAAGAGAAATGTGtacgtctctgtgtgtctgaaaTGAAAAGTGGATCAACATGTGTTACATAAGCTCCTGAATTGTTTGACTATTGTAAATGTCTGTATGTGAGTATTGAGTGTCTAATTTTAAATATGCTCAACTAATTAGCtgtttgaaaaaaaataaactaatATTTATTACCACAAACATTTGCCTACTCATCATAGGCTACAATATGTCTTTCATGGACATTTGTAAAAATTGTCTTATATGAGCTCATCAAGTTAAGTGACCTAGCTCTTACCTGAAGTCGAAATCGATCTTCAGTGCTCCAACATGTCTGTTTGATGAGACACTTTGGCGTTACACTAACTGTGTAGACCAACACTGTACTAGAAAACAGAGGGCCTATCCTGATAtaacacacagtccccacattACACCCTGCAGTGTGTCCTGATAaaacacacagtccccacattACACCCTGCAGTGTGTCCTGGGTACTTGGTAGTGAAAAACGTTCAAGGTGTTACAATTCCGAATACCACTGCTTACCATAGCCATCATTTCTAACTTCTTTGCTTTACTAGCTAAGTATTTATGTAAAGCTGCAGGGGGAATCACTGTAATAAAGTTTTTCATTGTTTCTAAACACATTTTGTCGAGTTTGTCGACCTTTACCTGTTGCTAGGGGACAGGAGGCACGTGACCAATGGCTGCCGCGCGCTCGAGTCAGTtggatgttttgtttgtttgcgttTTTGCTGTTGGTAATGTGAGCTTTTCCTGTTCACTCTTTGTCTAATATGCCTCAAACCTCACCGATCATCATCCGATACGGCCCTTACGAATCGTGTGGTATTGTTGAACACAGGACATTCCGCCTAGAAGGTATCCAAGGTAGGTACCTATAGCTCACCTACTCTGTTTAAGTCGTGATGATGGCCAGTGCGTCATCACCCCCTCTGTGCTGATGCGGGAAACCGCGGACACGTGAACACGCTTGATCAGGTCTGTTGACCGCAGTGTTGCGTGAATCATGAAATTATTCTCAATGCACTCTGCTTTCTCTCCATAAGCGGCTCTGAAAGACAGCGGCTACGTTTGGGTACTTGAAAAAACGTCCGACCGGAACCAAGTGGAGCTGGTTATCAACGGAGAGCGCGTGCACGCGTGCAACATTACCGATCTGGATTTCGGTAATAATTCACATTGCAGCATCCATAATGAACAGCACTTTATAGGCACTACGCAAATCTTATTTAAAAAACCCACCGTTGGTTAATGTAGTGGGCTGCCAGTTCATGTTTGATATTGCATTTGTTGTTCAGGTATTCCTGCCAGTGCCTGCCAGCAGGCCTGCACTTTATTGGTCTCTAAACCGTGTAGGCTACTGCAGAAGACACAGAGCTGTTATTGAGACACAAATGGCCTTCTGCAACTATCATTTCACTTTATGATTTTTAAATATTCACTGACAAACCTACTCTAAAACTACTTTTATTGAGTAGGATGAATGTACACACTTTGCAAATACAAATTCCTCATGATTTCATTCTTTATTGCCTATTGTTAAATTTTTTAGTTGTTGCCTTTCAGGCCTAATATTACACTGAACTATCAGCCATCAAAACGCCTTTGTTCCTCAATAGTAATTCTTAATTCAGAGAACAGGATTTgaatttatgattttttaatcagaaaaaaactaGGAAATTCCATCTAGATGCCTACACTGTTGGTGTACACATAGTTTCATGGTTTTATTGCCATTCCCTTTTAAGCCATAGTTATAGCACATTTAATTATTTCAACTTTCAGTCACAAAGTAACTATATGAATGGCTCCATAAAGATAACTGACATTAAAATACTTTTCATTTCTATGTAGATCTCTGTGTTAAATTCTGAGGTAACTCTCCTAGAGTGCATATGATGAAGTTTCATGATTAATGAGGACTAAGGGAACAGGAGTAAAACAGTAAACTATtttcaaacaaataaataaataaagtgaaaaCTTTATTTCTGTACAGTATGAGGAATTTGGATCCCAGAAAACAAATGTATCTACCACTGCTAATCTATCACTGCAGTGACTATGGAAAACTATCAGTAATTTTGAATATATCTAACAAGTAATGTTTTCACTAGGGGGTGATGGAAGACTTGATCCACTATGTCAAGAAGCCATAAAAGCAGTACGGAATGTATACCAACAGCACCAAATATAATACATTTTTGTGCAGTTTTGTAAAAATGCAAGCAAATATTTTTGCTAAATTTATCATCAGAAGTAGTCACACCTCCATTTTGTGGTAAAAATGctactgtttttgttttaacCTCTTTATTGTTTGGTATGGTTACTTTGCTAAATAGAAAAAcaacagactagatattctatGTCCTAAACTTAGACATTTGCATTTATACATTATCACATGTGAAAATTAAATTACTTACTAAGTATTGCTTCCGTGCATGCATGGGATACTAGAAGAAATGTAACTGTACATCATCAACAGTATTTAACTTTTAATCCAAATCTGTAAATGGAACTGTTTCGTGAGAAGTCCATTAGGCCATAGATGTTGCCAATTAAATGCTATGCAGTTTTACAAAACTGGATTAAGAATGACCATCAATTATTGTATTGCTcactgtgtgtatataatatatgcaGTAAAATATAGTCTAGTCTACTATAGGATGACAGGTGTGTACTGTGTACTTAATGCTTCGTGTTTTATAAGCACATTGATATCATCAAAACTAAGTACACTAAGGACATTGCCACTGCTGAACCTTCAAGTGTATCATAGTCCTGACAGGTAGCGCGTGTTTTGGTGGCCACAAAGAACACTGTGGCAGCCATAGAGAATATTTCTACTTGTCACTGTGCCATCTGTTTAAATGTCTCAGGATGTAGTCAGGTGTGACAGTACATGAAGAAAGATAGGGGAATATGCTTATGTCAAGAAGAAACCATGTTCATCTTTCCAAATGTACTAGAGGAAATCAACCTGATTTCGTGTTGACCCAGTCATGCATTTAAATTGGCTGCATTGACTAAGTAAGTCTAGACCGGCATCAGTGCCTACTCTACTGATGAATATGACTCAGCAGGCTATTCTTAGTAGCAGATGGAGATAATACTGAAGATCTCAATACATGCACCATCACTGTCATTCGATGTCCAAAGATGTATAGAGCATTGAGAACAAGCTTCAAGTAAAGCACGAGAAGACTGTTTAGATCAGCTGAGCTGGATAAAGAAACTGCTGCTCTCAAAGGCAGCAGATCAGGTATGGTGTCCAGGACCCTCTCGAGCTCTGCCAGGTGAGCAAGCGTGCTTCCAGTGGCAGGCGCTGCAGCACAGTCTGGGCCAATGTACCTGAGGTCAGGTTAAAGGAGACCTGCAGTCCGGTTCTGTTTGCAGGACAGCTGTTTTTGTGAATGGTTAAAGGTGGAAGAAAAAAGTAATCAAGTAATGTGagcatgagaacacacacatacccacatatacatatatatatatatatatatatatatatatatatatatatatatatatatatatacacacacacacacacattttgtataTTTCACTTGTTCTCTGCACCCCAATTTAAATTTGTGAACTTTCATGTAACAACAGTACCACCAGACTCTCAGGAGGACAAAGTCCATACATGTTTTCTCCAAAATGTGTGAGCACAGCCAGTATTTGAAGCTTCAGTTGCACAAGTCTGCTGAATCTCATCACATCTGGAGAAAAGGCTTAACCACTTGTTGGAAACTATATCTGGGTACCATAGGTGATCTGCATGGATAACCCATAACCCATGTCCCTCTACAAAAGAGAGGCAGTGACCCAGATCGTCTCACTTCACTATGTATAGGACTGCAATCTTGTGTAGGTTTAC from Brachyhypopomus gauderio isolate BG-103 chromosome 15, BGAUD_0.2, whole genome shotgun sequence encodes the following:
- the LOC143476920 gene encoding UPF0728 protein C10orf53 homolog isoform X1, whose translation is MPQTSPIIIRYGPYESCGIVEHRTFRLEGIQAALKDSGYVWVLEKTSDRNQVELVINGERVHACNITDLDFGIPASACQQACTLLVSKPCRLLQKTQSCY
- the LOC143476920 gene encoding UPF0728 protein C10orf53 homolog isoform X2; its protein translation is MPQTSPIIIRYGPYESCGIVEHRTFRLEGIQAALKDSGYVWVLEKTSDRNQVELVINGERVHACNITDLDFVPWPCGVTVETQSS